In Paenibacillus sonchi, a single genomic region encodes these proteins:
- a CDS encoding C40 family peptidase: protein MVFTLGAGSAFADSKMDTVIAKTIGTTYKFGGTSTSGFDCSGFTRYVFKNVGLTLPRTSKAQFSVGTPVSRNNLRSGDLVFFNTFGSGVSHVGIYVGNGKFAQSSSSRGVTITSLSQAYWANRYVGAKRVMSTTAYQAVAYD, encoded by the coding sequence ATGGTATTCACATTAGGAGCTGGCAGCGCTTTCGCCGACTCCAAAATGGACACAGTTATCGCCAAAACAATCGGAACGACCTATAAATTCGGGGGCACCAGCACCAGCGGTTTCGACTGCTCCGGATTCACGAGGTACGTATTCAAAAATGTCGGACTAACCCTGCCACGCACTTCCAAAGCTCAATTCAGCGTCGGCACCCCTGTGTCCCGCAATAACTTGCGTTCAGGCGACCTCGTTTTCTTTAACACCTTTGGATCGGGAGTTTCCCATGTCGGCATTTATGTCGGGAATGGCAAATTCGCACAATCCTCCAGTTCACGCGGCGTTACGATAACTTCACTGAGCCAAGCCTACTGGGCCAACCGCTACGTTGGCGCCAAACGAGTGATGAGCACTACAGCGTACCAGGCTGTTGCCTACGATTGA
- a CDS encoding YwhD family protein: MDNNQPEGKKPMALNIVNAKSKHKGFGAGSIDLNNVSPVIIDGGEAVIDIGAMHAKSKVEKGIKFSPNREDVPNGRQVWVVWVAVDRTPEGQSYGGVTACEMWIDTEARRGWKILADHVNKLDSALKRRVILEGLGAADKSALRSLLIAHNAEWWDASAAELKAALSE; this comes from the coding sequence GTGGATAACAACCAACCAGAGGGCAAAAAACCGATGGCTCTGAATATCGTGAATGCCAAAAGCAAGCATAAGGGGTTCGGCGCAGGCTCCATCGATTTGAACAATGTATCGCCGGTCATTATTGACGGCGGTGAAGCCGTTATCGATATCGGTGCCATGCATGCCAAGAGTAAAGTGGAGAAGGGCATTAAATTCAGTCCGAACCGTGAAGATGTTCCGAACGGAAGACAGGTGTGGGTGGTATGGGTAGCTGTAGACCGTACGCCTGAAGGCCAGTCCTATGGCGGAGTCACAGCCTGCGAGATGTGGATTGACACCGAAGCCCGCAGAGGCTGGAAGATTCTTGCCGATCACGTGAACAAGCTCGATTCTGCCCTGAAGCGGAGAGTGATTCTGGAGGGGCTTGGTGCAGCGGACAAGTCTGCACTGAGGTCATTGCTGATTGCCCATAATGCGGAGTGGTGGGATGCTTCCGCCGCTGAACTCAAAGCTGCGCTGTCAGAATAA
- a CDS encoding DNA-3-methyladenine glycosylase, with protein sequence MGPIDREDTDEGSGTRVVRCHYPMDLKNNSDGREGLPSRKLLSPDLYKLTALQAGPLLLGQHLVRRTEDGEIRCRIVETESYGGAEDKGSHAYGGRRSARTEVMFSAGGTAYVYLIYGMYHCVNVVTAAEHDPHAVLIRAVEPLTSTDAARMAAYRGITVKKPASLSGGPGKLCRALRIDKSLNGCRLDDPLGPLWLEQGDSPEHLDIAAAPRINIPYAEEYAPLPWRFYLRGNPYVSVIDKQAEPFSLS encoded by the coding sequence ATGGGACCAATCGACCGGGAGGATACGGATGAAGGTTCCGGGACCCGGGTTGTGAGGTGCCATTACCCGATGGATTTGAAGAATAACTCTGACGGCAGAGAAGGTCTGCCGTCCAGAAAATTGCTGTCCCCTGATCTATATAAGCTTACAGCGCTCCAGGCCGGACCGCTTCTTCTGGGACAGCATCTCGTCCGGCGGACCGAGGATGGAGAGATCCGCTGCCGGATTGTGGAGACAGAAAGCTATGGCGGCGCAGAAGATAAAGGCAGCCACGCCTACGGCGGACGCCGTTCAGCCCGTACCGAGGTCATGTTCAGCGCTGGAGGAACAGCCTATGTGTATCTCATATACGGTATGTACCATTGCGTTAATGTAGTAACTGCTGCCGAACATGATCCTCATGCTGTATTGATTCGCGCGGTAGAGCCGCTTACCAGTACAGACGCTGCGCGGATGGCGGCTTACCGCGGCATCACGGTCAAGAAGCCGGCCAGCCTGTCCGGCGGGCCGGGCAAGCTGTGCCGGGCGCTGCGTATTGACAAAAGCCTGAACGGATGCCGGCTGGATGACCCGCTTGGACCGCTGTGGCTTGAGCAGGGAGATTCGCCGGAACACCTGGATATTGCCGCAGCACCGAGAATCAACATTCCTTATGCCGAAGAATATGCTCCGCTTCCCTGGCGTTTCTATCTCAGAGGGAATCCTTATGTCTCTGTCATTGACAAACAGGCGGAGCCCTTTTCCCTCAGCTAA
- a CDS encoding transglycosylase domain-containing protein, protein MPREPVAPPKPKHRLRRLSRLLAIMGVLCVLAAGGLLGYLYHKDLPPIADDIRSKLLDSRGNVLTTFTTDGRSREPVTLNQISPLLIQATLAVEDRKFYKHSGFDVKGMGRAVLANLESGDRTQGASTLTQQLARNLYLSHEKTWTRKAKEALYTMQLEMKYSKDEILNMYLNQIYYGHGAYGIEAASQMYFGKAAADLDLAESAILAGIPKGPTYYSPYTHMDNAKKRQRIILAAMTEVGDITEAQAAAAKLETLSFKPQGEKNTLAAAPYFRDYVRSLATDTLHISSEELDQGGLNVYTTLDPDMQQAAEDAVEKGMDPSGDLETALVSIDPRTGYIKAMVGGKNYRTNQFNHALATTRQPGSSFKPIMYLTALSSKSMTGLSVFNSQPTLFHYDNDRKTYQPKNFGDKYLGEINMRQAIAASDNIYAVNTIMKVGAEKVADMAAKMGIDSPLQTVPSLALGTSPVSPLEMASAFAVIGGGGVKLPVTAILKITDANGKLLYEAPQTQGEKVVEPAAAYVLTRLMEGVFESGGTGNRVASMIKRPVAGKTGTTDTDGWMVGFTPELSTAVWVGYDKGRDIATADGRRAAPIFAQFTEKALENVPPKIFPIPDGVVSVYVNPQSGKLATAACPEKVLETFISGTEPKEYCDQHGTSGAVSPPDGNGEPPAEDIKEEHSLWKDIKRWWLN, encoded by the coding sequence ATGCCGCGCGAACCTGTTGCCCCTCCGAAACCCAAACACCGCCTCCGCCGGCTGTCCCGGCTGCTGGCTATAATGGGTGTGCTTTGTGTACTGGCGGCTGGCGGGCTGCTCGGATACCTCTACCATAAGGATCTCCCGCCGATTGCTGATGATATCCGCTCCAAGCTGCTTGATTCCCGCGGAAATGTGCTAACCACCTTCACTACGGATGGCCGCAGCCGGGAGCCCGTAACACTTAATCAGATTTCACCGCTGCTCATACAGGCTACGCTTGCGGTGGAGGACCGCAAATTCTACAAGCACTCCGGCTTTGATGTCAAGGGCATGGGCCGGGCAGTGCTTGCCAATCTGGAGTCAGGCGACCGCACACAAGGGGCCAGCACTCTAACCCAGCAGCTTGCGCGCAATCTCTACCTCTCCCATGAGAAGACCTGGACCCGCAAGGCAAAGGAAGCCCTGTATACGATGCAGCTTGAGATGAAATACAGCAAAGACGAAATTCTGAATATGTATCTGAACCAAATTTATTATGGCCACGGCGCCTACGGCATTGAAGCGGCCTCACAGATGTATTTTGGCAAAGCGGCGGCTGACCTTGATCTGGCGGAGAGTGCAATCCTTGCCGGTATCCCCAAAGGCCCGACCTACTATTCCCCCTATACTCATATGGACAATGCCAAGAAACGGCAGCGGATTATATTGGCCGCCATGACAGAAGTGGGTGATATTACTGAAGCTCAGGCAGCAGCAGCCAAGCTGGAAACCCTAAGCTTCAAGCCTCAGGGAGAAAAGAATACCCTTGCTGCTGCGCCTTATTTCCGCGACTATGTCCGCAGTCTGGCCACCGACACCCTGCATATCAGCAGCGAAGAGCTGGATCAGGGGGGGCTGAATGTATATACAACGCTCGATCCCGATATGCAGCAGGCGGCCGAAGACGCTGTAGAGAAAGGAATGGACCCCTCCGGCGACCTGGAGACTGCGCTTGTATCCATTGATCCCCGTACCGGCTATATCAAAGCCATGGTCGGGGGCAAAAACTACCGCACCAACCAGTTCAACCATGCACTGGCCACTACCCGTCAGCCCGGGTCTTCCTTTAAACCCATCATGTATTTAACCGCGCTGTCCTCCAAGAGCATGACGGGACTGTCCGTCTTCAACAGCCAGCCGACACTGTTCCACTATGATAATGACCGCAAGACCTATCAGCCGAAAAACTTCGGGGACAAGTATCTGGGGGAAATCAACATGCGCCAGGCAATTGCCGCCTCCGACAATATTTATGCGGTGAACACGATTATGAAAGTAGGCGCGGAAAAAGTGGCAGACATGGCGGCAAAGATGGGAATAGACAGTCCCCTGCAGACCGTACCATCGCTGGCTCTGGGCACATCGCCGGTGAGTCCGCTGGAAATGGCGTCTGCATTCGCCGTTATCGGCGGAGGCGGAGTAAAGCTTCCGGTCACGGCAATCCTGAAAATTACCGATGCGAATGGAAAACTTCTATATGAAGCCCCGCAGACGCAGGGCGAGAAGGTTGTAGAGCCGGCGGCAGCGTATGTGTTAACCCGGCTGATGGAAGGAGTATTCGAGAGCGGCGGGACAGGCAACCGCGTTGCCTCCATGATCAAGCGTCCTGTTGCCGGGAAAACCGGGACTACCGACACCGACGGCTGGATGGTGGGCTTTACGCCCGAGCTGTCCACAGCCGTCTGGGTCGGCTATGACAAAGGGCGGGATATTGCCACTGCCGATGGACGGCGTGCTGCCCCGATCTTTGCCCAGTTTACGGAAAAAGCGCTGGAAAACGTTCCGCCGAAAATTTTCCCGATTCCTGACGGAGTGGTCAGCGTATATGTCAATCCGCAATCCGGCAAGCTGGCTACGGCGGCCTGTCCCGAGAAAGTGCTGGAAACCTTCATCAGCGGCACGGAACCCAAGGAATACTGCGATCAGCACGGTACAAGCGGTGCCGTAAGTCCCCCTGACGGTAACGGGGAGCCTCCGGCGGAGGACATCAAGGAAGAGCATTCGCTGTGGAAGGATATCAAACGCTGGTGGTTGAATTAA